In the Campylobacter showae genome, one interval contains:
- a CDS encoding DNA-deoxyinosine glycosylase produces the protein MSQTHPFKPIFDKNSKILILGSFPSVVSRKFGFYYANPQNRFWRVLAGILNAPLPESTDEKINFLLAHRIAIYDAAISCEIKGSSDAKMTAIAPVNLEPIFGGARIAQVFANGGKAYEICKKYLEDEILKATKNAVTKLPSTSPANAKFSIDKLASEWSVIAEALK, from the coding sequence ATGAGCCAAACCCATCCTTTTAAACCGATTTTTGATAAAAACTCTAAAATTTTAATCCTCGGTTCCTTCCCTTCCGTAGTTTCTCGTAAATTTGGCTTTTACTACGCAAATCCGCAAAATCGTTTCTGGCGGGTGCTGGCTGGGATTTTAAACGCTCCGTTACCAGAAAGCACGGATGAAAAGATAAATTTTCTGCTCGCTCACCGCATCGCTATCTACGACGCTGCGATCTCGTGCGAGATAAAGGGCTCGAGCGATGCCAAAATGACCGCCATCGCACCCGTAAATTTAGAGCCGATTTTTGGCGGCGCGCGCATAGCGCAGGTATTCGCAAATGGCGGCAAGGCTTATGAAATTTGTAAAAAATATTTAGAAGACGAGATTTTAAAAGCGACCAAAAATGCGGTGACAAAGCTACCATCGACCAGCCCTGCAAATGCTAAATTTAGTATAGATAAACTTGCGAGCGAATGGTCGGTGATAGCTGAGGCTTTAAAGTAG